The following are from one region of the Plasmodium cynomolgi strain B DNA, chromosome 1, whole genome shotgun sequence genome:
- a CDS encoding SF-assemblin (putative), producing the protein MFDVNEPSSSNKRDTESQKKSDDNMSCYNSRESMHNFGKGGKGSAYCSGERGSTGHFKLDGGFEDDDEDDDAKGIGKGIGKGIGKGIGKGSSNGSSKGSSDGSNKGSSNGSSKDSSKGSSKGSSNDKGSGNGNGNIGDYFGGREDLYSKGAGKKKEKEKKLIRNGSEFFLSEDEMRSSNMSIDMSSELRKVQTKVCVNRNKTKKNGQEKNAKEGMRTYKPQGICPLQDNTFGGNKSFNQSLNLTKNDIMYYCEGGRMLKRDFAEGAVSKSALKLSMAGGAHVSGGTHVSGGTHMSGGTHVSGGTHMSGGTHVSGGTHMSGGTHVSGGTHVSGGTHMSGGTHMSVGTHMSVGTHASSTTYHEEGPFFKPAKLRSDREKAPRNPSLGCSLKKATRSSGAVSGEEFGNDGGNNFGEDCRDDFREDFREDFREDFRDDFRDNRGGLLFAEVTKRTIEAKGKCINNNTKIKIKRLCEKIEGFEKEIKNEILQKKNVEKEKIFVIREAINKLEKNLNNEIKKRIEHNRAIQNIFSSEILKVQEKIEHVVKDKVGEIEKAIKALNSKVDTIASNIESEKMKCIQNLEKRNNSIARDFSNLQAAFQQDKASNKEKESSICKKLEELERKSESRIATEKNIRDSKYQEIISYIEEIKRERKGKNENFRTFVMEEIATMKNGLILESQAREAADDDIVQAVNHYTKALQDSLRLINSN; encoded by the exons ATGTTTGACGTGAACGAGCCTTCCAGTAGCAACAAAAGGGACACCGAGTCTCAGAAAAAGTCGGACGATAACATGTCCTGCTATAATAGTCGGGAGAGCATGCACAATTTCGGCAAGGGTGGAAAAGGGAGTGCCTACTGCTCTGGCGAAAGGGGCAGCACGGGGCACTTTAAGTTGGACGGCGGGTTTGAGGACGACGATGAGGATGACGATGCTAAGGGGATCGGCAAGGGGATCGGCAAGGGGATCGGCAAGGGGATCGGCAAGGGGAGCAGTAATGGAAGTAGCAAAGGCAGCAGTGATGGAAGCAACAAAGGCAGCAGTAATGGAAGTAGCAAAGACAGCAGCAAAGGCAGCAGCAAAGGCAGCAGCAATGACAAAGGTAGTGGCAACGGCAACGGTAACATTGGTGACTACTTTGGAGGGAGGGAGGACCTGTACAGCAAAGGcgcaggcaaaaaaaaggaaaaggaaaaaaaactaatccGTAACGGTAGCGAGTTCTTTTTAAGCGAGGACGAGATGAGAAGCAGCAACATGAGCATCGATATGAGCAGCGAGCTGCGGAAGGTCCAAACCAAAGTGTGCGTGAAcagaaacaaaacaaaaaaaaatggacaagaaaaaaatgccaaggaAGGGATGAGGACGTACAAGCCGCAGGGTATCTGCCCTCTGCAGGATAACACTTTTGGTGGCAATAAGAGCTTCAACCAATCGCTCAACTTGACGAAGAACGATATTATGTATTActgcgagggggggaggatgcTGAAAAGGGACTTTGCGGAGGGGGCGGTGAGTAAATCTGCGTTGAAGTTAAGTATGGCTGGAGGGGCGCACGTAAGCGGTGGGACACACGTAAGTGGTGGGACACACATGAGCGGTGGGACACACGTAAGCGGTGGGACACACATGAGCGGTGGGACACACGTAAGCGGTGGGACACACATGAGCGGTGGGACACACGTAAGCGGTGGGACACACGTAAGCGGTGGGACGCACATGAGCGGTGGGACGCACATGAGTGTCGGAACACACATGAGTGTCGGGACGCACGCCAGCAGCACAACCTACCACGAGGAGGGTCCTTTCTTCAAGCCCGCGAAGCTGCGCAGCGATCGGGAGAAGGCTCCAAGGAACCCAAGTCTGGGTTGCAGCTTGAAGAAGGCGACCAGGAGCAGCGGCGCTGTTAGCGGTGAGGAGTTCGGTAACGACGGAGGTAACAACTTTGGTGAGGACTGCCGTGACGACTTCCGTGAAGACTTCCGTGAAGACTTCCGTGAAGACTTCCGTGACGACTTCCGTGACAACCGGGGAGGACTCCTTTTCGCCGAAGTGACCAAACGGACCATCGAAGCTAAAGGAAAGTGTATCAATAACAACACAAAGATAAAGATAAAACGGctgtgtgaaaaaattgagggatttgaaaaggaaataaaaaacgaaattctacaaaagaaaaatgtggagaaagaaaaaatttttgtgattAGGGAAGCGATTAATAaactagaaaaaaatttaaacaacgaaataaaaaaacgaatcgaACACAACCGAGCTATTCAGAACATCTTTTCCTCGGAGATACTAAAGGtacaggaaaaaattgagcatGTGGTGAAGGACAAAGTGGGGGAAATTGAAAAAGCCATTAAAGCTCTGAACAGTAAGGTGGATACCATTGCTAGTAACAtagaaagtgaaaaaatgaagtgcaTCCAGAACTtggagaaaaggaataacAGCATTGCTCGTGACTTCTCCAATCTGCAGGCCGCCTTTCAGCAGGACAAGGCGAGCaacaaggagaaggagagcaGCATTTGCAAGAAGCTGGAGGAGCTCGAGCGCAAGTCGGAGAGCCGGATCGCCACGGAGAAG AACATCCGAGACAGCAAATACcaggaaataatttcttaCATCGAGGAAATCAAACGAgagaggaaggggaaaaacgagAACTTCCGAACATTCGTTATGGAGGAAATAGCAACGATGAAAAACGGACTGATATTGGAGTCGCAGGCACGCGAGGCAGCCGATGATGACATCGTGCAGGCGGTGAACCACTACACGAAGGCGCTGCAGGACTCGCTGCGCCTGATTAATTCGAATTAG
- a CDS encoding hypothetical protein (putative) — protein sequence MRKKVKEKVKEKVTKKVKEKVSQLKRASDDFDGDDRGGDSRRALQKRGRKEKRKGKELSKGKKPSKGKKPAKGKLSKRKREQTEEEDPTDEEEDDDDDDEAEEATDEEEDDGLDFLQAEDVILEEEKQRTTKGMSKKSDPSENLIQFLRMYNDQVGGVPKRRKYIGKNNEADGYNEEEGGGFPPEDAEAVSYQYLSQRDDVYKIEKPAEQVDLTDFIYTDDVLSREQIGEDMNMLTRGQLEKGKSSTHMSILEEQKMNEHLAYVNSVEMINKMNRSFYVIHNAQGVHFGQGGKSRQVEVNSEEFLNKGLLRRRAPVGEKRGEGGGEGGGEGGGEGGGEGRSEGRSEERSGKGSEGTGGVGVPSHPTANREDSLTAFEFEAEMQKNLRKSKMLIVSDDVLKTEREKKRDELKKIAQLKALLLKEEKKNKYKKRIKSKSYRRHMRMKEKKEEEKILAKLHSEHPDLAKNLADYEKEYAQKRHLINNVKKGKTVRLLNRYKNEELKKQMLRSFQAEKEEKNLLRRIIERAVVEEEDGGGSDISEGGSGIIQGGSGISLGDHNSDDEVNSSSLTKKNKVRKKLQKRNLQRFSFVKNAEERKREEELYKERKKLLDKLERKRDEKDPMASCSSDEGSDVERARLDFGLSNEVRRSSAKEASKARAQLARDADLVNALRKGGILGAEEGQLGGNSAEEGQPGGNSVEENPLGEALLGNPSEVAPLENPTSESPLEETAEEEDPTTVRDLRDINRIDVIDRIDAIDRIDAIDRIDAIDSIDAIDRIDAIDSIDAIDTIDAIDDGSVRQNLGESLTVYNFENEVYEDYVNMNPEIVDGNIPREDDELMQLSDDERVTTEKVSEREWCNYETLLELEKNKAMKEKEIIEKKKKIPVHTISVFNKKDRKFEKYLVDKVPYPYERMDYEKTLNINLNKEVNDISAHAKLVAPRLSNRVGNIVSPLVRNPFEIARIFTVKRGKNRSKL from the coding sequence ATGAGGAAGAAGGTGAAGGAGAAGGTGAAGGAGAAAGTGACGAAGAAAGTGAAGGAGAAAGTGAGTCAGTTGAAGAGGGCGAGCGACGATTTCGACGGTGACGATCGCGGTGGTGACAGCAGGAGGGCCCTCCAAAAGAGGGGGCGAAAGGAGAAGCGCAAAGGGAAGGAGCTCtccaaagggaagaagccctccaaagggaagaagcccGCCAAAGGGAAACTGAGCAAGAGGAAAAGGGAGCAGACGGAAGAGGAGGACCCCactgatgaggaggaggatgatgatgatgatgatgaagcggaggaagccactgatgaggaggaggacgacggGTTGGACTTCCTCCAAGCCGAGGACGTTATCCtagaggaggaaaaacaaaggaCGACGAAGGGGATGAGCAAGAAGAGTGACCCCTCGGAGAACTTGATACAATTTTTGAGAATGTATAATGACCAGGTGGGGGGAGTCCcgaagaggagaaaatatattGGGAAGAACAACGAAGCAGACGGTTACAACGAAGAGGAGGGGGGTGGGTTCCCCCCGGAAGACGCGGAGGCAGTGTCGTACCAGTACCTCTCGCAGAGAGACGAtgtgtacaaaattgaaaagccAGCCGAACAAGTAGACCTTACCGACTTCATCTACACGGATGATGTTTTGTCGAGAGAGCAAATAGGTGAGGATATGAACATGCTTACGAGGGGACAGcttgaaaaggggaagtccAGCACTCATATGTCTATCctggaggaacaaaaaatgaacgagcACTTGGCGTACGTAAACAGTGTGGAGATGATcaataaaatgaacagatCGTTTTACGTCATCCATAACGCGCAGGGGGTGCACTTCGggcagggggggaagagccGTCAGGTAGAGGTGAACTCGGAGGAGTTCCTAAACAAGGGCCTCCTCCGAAGGCGCGCCCCCGTGGGTGAAAAACGCGGCGAAGGAGGAGGCGAAGGAGGAGGCGAAGGAGGAGGTGAAGGAGGAGGTGAAGGACGCAGCGAAGGACGAAGCGAAGAACGAAGCGGAAAAGGCAGCGAGGGAACTGGCGGAGTGGGTGTCCCCTCCCACCCCACCGCTAACCGAGAAGACTCCCTTACGGCCTTCGAGTTCGAAGCAGAGATGCAGAAAAATCTGAGGAAGTCCAAAATGCTTATCGTATCGGACGACGTGTTGAAAAcggaaagggagaaaaaaagagacgagctaaaaaaaattgcgcaacTGAAAGCATTGCTactgaaggaggaaaaaaaaaataaatataaaaaaaggatcaaaTCCAAATCGTACCGTAGGCACATGCgaatgaaggagaaaaaggaggaggagaaaatctTAGCTAAGTTACACTCGGAGCATCCTGACCTGGCGAAAAATCTCGCAGACTATGAGAAGGAGTACGCTCAGAAGAGGCACCTAATAAACAAcgtgaagaaggggaagaccGTGCGGCTACTCAATCGGTACAAGAACGAGGAGCTGAAGAAGCAGATGTTGAGAAGCTTTCAAgcggagaaggaagaaaagaaccTGCTTAGGCGGATCATCGAGAGGGCCGTTGTGGAGGAAGAGgacggggggggaagcgacaTTAgtgaggggggaagcggcattattcaagggggaagcggcatcAGTCTGGGAGATCATAACTCAGATGACGAAGTGAACTCCTCCTCCCTGaccaaaaagaacaaagtcaggaagaaattacaaaaaaggaacctcCAACGATTCTCCTTTGTGAAAAACGCAGAGGAAAGAAAACGGGAGGAGGAGTTGTATAAAGAGAGAAAGAAGCTGCTCGATAAGTTGGAACGGAAGAGGGATGAGAAGGATCCCATGGCGAGCTGCTCCTCCGATGAGGGCAGCGATGTTGAGAGGGCCCGCCTCGATTTTGGCCTGTCAAATGAGGTGCGCAGGTCGAGCGCGAAGGAGGCGTCCAAGGCGAGGGCGCAGCTGGCGAGGGACGCCGACTTGGTGAACGCGCTGCGGAAGGGCGGCATTTTGGGCGCAGAGGAGGGGCAGCTAGGAGGGAACTCCGCAGAGGAGGGGCAACCAGGAGGGAACTCCGTGGAGGAAAATCCACTCGGTGAAGCTCTGTTAGGGAATCCGTCCGAGGTAGCCCCCCTGGAGAACCCCACTAGTGAATCCCCCTTGGAGGAAACcgcagaggaggaagacccTACCACCGTGAGGGACCTCCGCGACATCAACAGGATCGATGTGATTGACCGGATCGATGCGATTGACAGGATCGATGCGATTGACAGGATCGATGCCATTGACTCGATCGATGCGATTGACCGGATCGATGCCATTGACTCGATCGATGCGATCGACACCATCGATGCGATTGACGACGGATCGGTGAGGCAAAACTTGGGGGAGAGTCTCACAGTGTATAATTTCGAAAACGAAGTTTACGAAGACTATGTGAATATGAATCCGGAGATAGTCGATGGGAATATCCCTCGGGAGGATGATGAGTTGATGCAGCTGAGTGATGATGAAAGAGTCACCACAGAGAAAGTGAGCGAAAGGGAATGGTGTAACTACGAAACGTTACTCGAACtggagaaaaacaaagctatgaaggagaaggagattattgagaaaaagaaaaaaataccagtACATACAATTAGCGTTTTCAATAAGAAGGacagaaaatttgaaaaatatttggttGACAAGGTTCCCTATCCTTATGAGAGGATGGATTATGAGAAGACATTGAATATAAACTTAAACAAGGAGGTGAATGACATTTCGGCACACGCCAAGCTGGTTGCTCCTCGGTTGTCCAACCGGGTCGGTAACATCGTTTCACCGCTGGTGAGAAACCCCTTCGAGATTGCACGCATCTTTACGGTGAAGCGGGGCAAGAACAGGAGCAAGCTCTGA
- a CDS encoding cyclophilin (putative), which yields MGKKRYVYLQLSMNSIVLGKVYIQLFNDEEVKNSVDNFLSLCRGNKYHSMYSGEPLSYKHCIIEKVKKNKCIKSGYLRCKVTHDTNGKVIPPSTWTNTHEKYEQVECIFGPNFKKESSQRRHTNAGLLTMVQVGPKRCSSIFKITLNSVNKYNGKNTVIGRVVKNMHILRAIELIPVTKNFEPKICIYISECSEVSEALFKRERVSSRQQYIDSLFATHGIADARKTGEAIDASSDDSDGSDAFGDSDGNDRSKADEYACYHYEKNASVTNACGKRPTRGDGPRDTAKGDPPKGGDPPKGGEPPKGGEPPKEGDPLKGDDPLKGDYPPYGDDPPSSSDDKEDVPAIYTTSAAQAKSVSKKKNNKDLIEVDRDMRFFKKMKFNFSINRNIYDEKKKKWGR from the exons atggggaagaaaagatACGTCTACCTCCAGCTGTCGATGAACAGCATCGTGCTGGGAAAGGTATACATCCAGCTGTTTAACGACGAGGAGGTGAAGAACTCAGTTGATAATTTCCTCTCCCTGTGCAGAGGTAACAAGTACCACAGCATGTATTCAGGGGAACCCCTATCATATAAGCACTGTATTATCgagaaggtgaaaaaaaataagtgtaTAAAAAGCGGTTACCTACGATGCAAAGTTACGCATGATACTAATGGGAAGGTCATCCCTCCCTCGACTTGGACAAACACTCATGAAAAGTACGAACAAGTAGAATGCATTTTTGGTCCCAATTTCAAGAAGGAGAGTTCCCAAAGGAGACATACAAATGCAGGGTTGCTCACCATGGTCCAGGTGGGACCCAAACGTTGTTCCTCTATCTTTAAAATAACTCTCAATTCTGTGAATAAATACAATGGCAAAAACACAGTCATCGGAAGAGTCgtcaaaaatatgcatatctTGAGGGCTATCGAGTTGATTCCCGTGACAAAAAACTTTGAGCCGAAGATCTGCATTTACATTTCAGAATGCAGTGAGGTCAGTGAGGCTCTGTTCAAAAGAGAGCGCGTCTCCTCCAGGCAGCAGTATATTGATAGTCTCTTTGCAACTCACGGCATCGCCGATGCGCGCAAGACTGGAGAAGCTATCGATGCTAGCAGTGATGATAGTGACGGTAGTGACGCCTTTGGCGATAGCGATGGCAATGATCGCA GTAAGGCGGACGAATATGCATGCTACCACTATGAGAAGAACGCCAGTGTTACCAACGCCTGTGGGAAGCGGCCCACGCGGGGGGATGGGCCCCGAGACACAGCAAAGGGGGACCCACCCAAAGGGGGCGATCCACCCAAAGGGGGCGAACCACCCAAAGGGGGCGAACCACCCAAAGAGGGCGATCCACTCAAAGGGGACGATCCACTCAAAGGGGACTATCCACCCTATGGGGATGACCCCCCCAGCAGTAGCGACGATAAAGAAGACGTCCCGGCCATCTATACAACCAGCGCTGCTCAAGCAAAAAGCGTctccaaaaagaaaaacaataaGGATCTAATCGAAGTTGACAGGGATAtgcgattttttaaaaaaatgaagttcaatttttccataaatAGGAATAtctatgatgagaaaaaaaaaaaatggggaaga
- a CDS encoding hypothetical protein (putative): MVLTKRYEYSPLEEIFFPKRTPNAQFYSDEDLSLGDGGGKGKGKTPPRDKKKKTHLSGRRNKNLHANINQIKDILLQPELSLELCQRKKNYYLNTRQASHVQSYFFFYDYRKCFLNMDGKMYIDRHPVRIWNDGTNRDERLKQAIPVQNYNSFVYAYNI, translated from the exons ATGGTGTTGACGAAGCGGTATGAGTACTCCCCGCtggaggaaattttttttcccaagcGAACTCCAAACGCGCAGTTTTACTCCGATGAAGATTTATCTCTTGGAGACGGAGGaggaaaggggaaggggaagaccCCCCCCCGtgacaagaaaaagaagactCACCTGAGCGGACGAAGGAACAAAAACCTGCATGCCAACATCAACCAGATAAAGGACATATTGCTGCAGCCGGAACTCTCCCTAGAGTTATGtcaacggaaaaaaaattactaccTGAACACGAGGCAGGCTAGCCATGTGCAGAgctacttctttttttatgactACCGCAAGTGCTTCCTCAACATGGATGGGAAGATGTACATCGACCGGCACCCCGTGCGGATATGGA ACGACGGCACGAATCGAGACGAGAGACTGAAGCAAGCCATCCCCGTGCAGAACTACAACTCCTTCGTCTATGCCTATAACATATAG
- a CDS encoding serine/threonine protein phosphatase 2b (catalytic subunit;~putative) — PLSLQLLYPNGTDEPPDYKALRDHLKKEGRIRKEDCLDIIKKVIDIVSNEPNLLRLQDPITIVGDIHGQYYDFLKLLEVGGNPDTTQFLFLGDYVDRGSFSIEVLLLLYALKINYPNKIWLIRGNHECRQMTSFFNFRDECEYKYDMVVYYAFMESFDTIPLSAVINGKFLAVHGGLSPQLVLLNQICSFTRFQEPPRSGIFCDILWSDPIDEDKEEHTTQTESYFPNDIRGCSYFFGYNAATTFLEKNGLLSIIRAHEAQLEGYKMHQTNLKTGFPIVITIFSAPNYCDVYNNKGAVLKFDSNTLNIQQFSFSPHPYHLPNFMNLFTWSLPFVSEKVTEMLYCILNSSVNQSDEAVMDVVLPTEVLQIINYIEENNIKFEELSLRNGAGSTPHGEGNSTDGGSSSQRKEALFKDGCFHSGASKKGGEALGGSRSAAAGSTQQMETQGGQPTHLHTDEAQASKERSDALRKKVQSVGRLMRVFRTLRKENELIVQLKGCSPGYRIPVGLLLQGKEGLENELEKFTKAKQIDSINEKRPPNE; from the coding sequence CCACTGAGCCTGCAGCTGCTGTACCCGAACGGCACGGACGAGCCGCCAGACTACAAGGCGCTGCGGGACCACCTGAAGAAGGAGGGACGCATCCGAAAGGAAGATTGCCTagacataataaaaaaagttatcgATATAGTAAGCAACGAGCCAAATTTATTAAGACTCCAAGACCCAATAACTATTGTCGGAGACATACATGGACAGTATTACGATTTTTTAAAGCTACTGGAAGTGGGAGGAAACCCTGATACGACTCAGTTTCTATTCCTAGGCGATTATGTCGATAGAGGGTCCTTCAGTATAGAAGTCCTTCTGCTCCTTTACgccttaaaaattaattacccAAATAAAATATGGCTAATACGAGGAAATCATGAATGTAGACAGATGACCTCCTTCTTCAATTTCCGAGATGAGTGTGAATATAAATATGACATGGTCGTTTATTATGCCTTTATGGAATCGTTTGATACGATTCCCTTATCGGCTGTCATCAATGGGAAATTCTTAGCAGTCCATGGAGGGTTATCTCCACAACTGGTACTTCTTAAccaaatttgttcttttacGAGATTCCAAGAACCACCTAGATCTGGAATTTTTTGTGACATATTATGGTCTGACCCAATTGATGAGGATAAGGAGGAACATACCACTCAGACGGAGTCCTACTTCCCGAATGACATTCGAGGGTGTAGTTACTTCTTTGGGTACAATGCTGCCACGacctttttggagaaaaacgGATTACTCTCCATCATTAGAGCACATGAGGCACAGCTAGAGGGCTACAAGATGCACCAAACGAATTTGAAAACAGGCTTCCCCATAGTCATAACCATTTTTTCAGCACCTAATTATTGTGACGTTTATAACAACAAAGGAGCAGTCCTCAAATTCGATAGCAACACTCTCAACATACAGCAGTTTAGTTTCTCTCCTCATCCATATCATCTCCCCAATTTCATGAATCTATTCACGTGGTCTCTTCCTTTCGTTAGTGAGAAGGTCACAGAAATGCTTTACTGTATTTTAAATTCAAGCGTTAATCAGTCTGATGAAGCTGTTATGGATGTCGTTCTTCCGACAGAAGTACTccaaataattaattatattgaggaaaataatataaaatttgaagagcTGAGTCTCCGAAATGGTGCTGGTAGTACTCCTCATGGGGAGGGGAACTCTACCGATGGGGGATCCTCCTCTCAGAGGAAGGAAGCTCTTTTCAAGGATGGCTGCTTCCATAGCGGTGCAtccaaaaagggaggagaagctTTAGGAGGGTCTCGTTCTGCCGCTGCTGGGTCTACTCAACAGATGGAGACCCAGGGGGGGCAACCGACACACCTCCATACCGATGAGGCACAGGCGTCCAAGGAACGATCCGATGCCCTCAGGAAGAAGGTCCAATCGGTTGGTCGTCTGATGAGGGTCTTTAGGACGCTGCGTAAGGAAAACGAGTTGATTGTGCAGCTCAAGGGGTGCAGCCCTGGCTACAGGATCCCCGTGGGTCTCCTCCTCCAGGGCAAGGAGGGTCTGGAGAACGAGCTGGAGAAATTCACCAAGGCCAAGCAGATCGACAGCATAAATGAGAAGCGCCCGCCGAACGAGTAG
- a CDS encoding hypothetical protein (putative), which yields MNESGEFAPLRQNGVNKLQTHEMEKEGVTDLPTFSEAPEISSKIYDHILELDSRVEAGNSIRSRGNGTEATARGEVQADAEAYRSSHEVNGKPDSNQNDEMSEEQSMGESQHNNTALSNPNFDELRMAARRGSMQDLIQDTHKNTLEHKQTNFLCLEEILKKMDLILQLQLKMSQSIASHREERQLLFQHLYEVALKCAFALVARKCILPFVATSPSPCYTSTSPPEQLKKQIADKAFNSLCNKDLARRYVEGAQAKQKKEITFSKTEPTCVELQREKYNRTQSCDVTKKGTKNTRLFFFHLSELEECVYSFTHFCRDMSTRICLPPEGGGTHLDSLEQGVHAHKQDGGSRKKKKEEATRDMLPLFFSFLRDPQAMQLIRGLEKNLTKIKSMCMQS from the exons ATGAACGAATCAGGCGAATTTGCCCCGTTGCGGCAAAACGGCGTGAACAAATTGCAGACGCacgaaatggagaaggaaGGGGTCACTGATTTGCCCACCTTCTCGGAGGCCCCGGAAATAAGCTCTAAAATTTACGACCACATCCTCGAGTTGGACTCCCGCGTGG AAGCGGGAAATTCAATTCGTTCCCGAGGAAACGGCACCGAAGCGACTGCTCGTGGGGAAGTCCAAGCAGATGCAGAAGCCTACCGAAGCAGTCACGAAGTGAATGGAAAGCCAGATTCTAAtcaaaatgacgaaatgaGCGAAGAACAATCCATGGGAGAATCCCAGCACAACAACACCGCGCTGTCAAACCCAAACTTCGACGAGCTACGAATGGCTGCGAGAAGAGGATCCATGCAG GATCTCATCCAGgatacacacaaaaatacGCTGGAGCACAAGCAGACCAACTTTTTATGCCTCGAGGAGATTTTGAAGAAGATGGACCTGATACTGCAGCTGCAATTGAAAATGAGCCAGTCGATTGCTTCTCACCGGGAGGAGCGGCAGTTGCTGTTTCAGCACCTTTACGAGGTAGCGCTCAAGTGTGCCTTCGCATTGGTAGCGCGCAAGTGTATCCTTCCATTCGTGGCTACCTCACCCTCACCCTGTTACACGTCTACCTCCCCCCCTGAGCAgctgaaaaaacaaatcgcGGACAAGGCCTTCAACTCGCTGTGCAACAAAGACCTCGCTAGGCGATACGTCGAAGGGGCTCAAGCGaagcaaaagaaagagaTCACATTTTCCAAAACAGAACCCACGTGCGTGGAGTTACAAAGGGAGAAATATAACCGGACACAGAGCTGTGACGTgaccaaaaaggggaccaaGAATACAcgtctcttcttttttcacttaaGTGAATTGGAAGAATGCGTGTACTCCTTCACTCATTTTTGCAGAGACATGTCGACTCGGATTTGTCTTCCCCCTGAGGGGGGGGGTACCCATTTGGATTCGCTTGAGCAGGGGGTACACGCACATAAGCAGGACGGTggaagcaggaaaaaaaaaaaagaagaagcaacacGTGATATGCTTCCACTT tttttttccttcctaagGGACCCCCAAGCAATGCAACTAATTAGGGGCCTCGAAAAGAACCTAACAAAGATAAAGAGTATGTGCATGCAGAGCTAA